Proteins from one Halovivax limisalsi genomic window:
- the ncsA gene encoding tRNA 2-thiolation protein NcsA, translated as MECDRCDAEAVMHAAYSGAHLCDDHLRKSIEKRVRRRVRRDGLVSQEASPENPQTWVIGLSGGKDSVVLTHILHETFAADPRIELVGLTIHEGIEGYRDKSVAACVELADELGIAHELVTYEDEYGVQMDDVVEDDPENMAACAYCGVFRRDALSRYAEELGADLLLTGHNLDDEAQTALMNVLEGDVAQIAKHFDASLGPLEDRADQDDFVARAKPLRDVPEKEVALYAHLADLPAHITECPHASEAYRGEIQELLYELEENHPGTRHSIMAGYEELADIAADHYGGESSVELTECPQCGSTTSAAGDRCRKCALLDALA; from the coding sequence ATGGAGTGCGATCGATGCGACGCGGAGGCGGTCATGCACGCGGCCTACTCGGGGGCGCACCTCTGTGACGATCACCTTCGGAAGTCGATCGAGAAGCGGGTTCGCCGGCGGGTTCGACGGGACGGGCTCGTCTCGCAGGAGGCGAGTCCCGAGAACCCACAAACGTGGGTCATCGGCCTCTCTGGGGGCAAGGACAGCGTCGTGCTCACGCACATTCTCCACGAGACCTTCGCCGCGGATCCGCGGATCGAACTCGTCGGGCTGACGATCCACGAGGGCATCGAGGGCTATCGCGACAAGAGCGTCGCGGCCTGCGTCGAACTGGCCGACGAGCTCGGAATTGCCCACGAACTCGTCACCTACGAGGACGAGTACGGCGTCCAAATGGACGACGTCGTCGAGGACGACCCCGAGAACATGGCCGCCTGCGCCTACTGCGGCGTCTTTCGCCGCGACGCCCTCTCCCGTTACGCAGAGGAGCTGGGTGCGGACCTGTTACTGACCGGGCACAACTTAGACGACGAGGCCCAGACGGCCCTGATGAACGTCCTCGAGGGCGACGTCGCCCAGATCGCAAAGCACTTCGACGCGAGCCTCGGCCCGCTCGAGGATCGCGCGGACCAGGACGACTTCGTCGCCCGCGCGAAGCCGCTCCGGGACGTGCCGGAGAAGGAAGTCGCCCTCTACGCCCACCTCGCGGATCTGCCCGCCCACATCACCGAATGTCCCCACGCGAGCGAGGCCTACCGCGGCGAGATCCAGGAATTGCTCTACGAGTTAGAGGAGAACCACCCGGGCACCCGCCACTCGATCATGGCCGGCTACGAGGAACTGGCCGATATCGCCGCGGATCACTACGGCGGAGAGTCGAGCGTCGAACTCACCGAGTGTCCGCAATGTGGGTCGACGACCTCCGCCGCAGGGGATCGCTGCCGGAAGTGTGCGCTACTGGATGCGCTGGCCTGA
- a CDS encoding DedA family protein: MNTTLLSLAIAVGFGLFFVSEGLVLGKLLQPAVFFVGYVTIVAPPPLSLAVVTAASALGATIGQWLLYLTVSPDESSPGATRVSSDLLERVPGILRRWLGRRWVVLVERQVDRFGVYGIAFCSALPGVRTVVPIVAGLGAHPRRSYAVAAGVGNCCYMLLLVGAAYGVLGLSRVFVGV, from the coding sequence ATGAATACGACCCTTCTATCGCTCGCGATCGCGGTCGGGTTCGGCCTCTTTTTCGTGAGCGAGGGGCTGGTCCTGGGCAAACTCCTCCAGCCGGCGGTGTTCTTTGTCGGCTACGTCACGATTGTCGCCCCGCCGCCCCTCTCGCTGGCCGTGGTGACCGCGGCGTCCGCCCTCGGCGCGACGATCGGGCAGTGGCTCCTCTATCTGACGGTTTCGCCCGACGAGTCGTCACCGGGCGCGACTCGCGTCTCGAGCGACCTGCTCGAACGCGTTCCGGGCATCCTCCGTCGCTGGCTCGGCCGTCGCTGGGTGGTGCTCGTCGAACGGCAGGTCGACCGGTTCGGCGTCTACGGGATCGCGTTCTGTTCGGCCCTGCCCGGCGTTCGAACGGTCGTGCCGATCGTCGCCGGGCTGGGCGCCCATCCGCGACGATCCTACGCGGTCGCCGCCGGCGTCGGAAACTGCTGTTACATGCTGTTACTCGTCGGGGCGGCCTACGGCGTCCTGGGGCTCAGCCGCGTCTTCGTCGGCGTGTGA
- the ftsZ gene encoding cell division protein FtsZ yields MQDIVQDALENAEAEARDMDVSMDDEEFGDPRIVIIGAGGAGNNTINRLYNIGVEGADTIAINTDKQHLKMIEADTKILVGKSLTNGLGAGGDPSMGERATEMAQSTIKDVLGDADLVFVTAGMGGGTGTGAAPVCAKIAKEQGAIVVGMVSTPFNVERARTVKAEEGLERLRETADSIIVLDNNRLLDYVPNLPIGKAFSVMDQIIAETVKGISETITQPSLINLDYADMSTIMNQGGVAVMLVGETQDKNKTEEVVKDAMNHPLLDVDYRGASGGLVHITGGPDLTLKEAEGIADNITERLEASANVIWGARIQENYKGKVRVMAIMTGVQSAQVLGPTTQKQADKSRASIEGVNDADFDASNNVESGRDRGRGAHSDGGRNEVERNNGVDVIR; encoded by the coding sequence ATGCAAGACATCGTTCAGGACGCCCTCGAAAACGCGGAGGCCGAAGCCCGGGACATGGACGTCTCGATGGACGACGAGGAGTTCGGCGACCCCCGAATCGTCATCATCGGGGCCGGCGGCGCCGGTAACAACACGATCAACCGGCTGTACAACATCGGCGTCGAGGGGGCCGACACGATCGCGATCAACACCGACAAACAGCACCTGAAGATGATCGAGGCCGACACGAAGATCCTCGTCGGCAAATCGCTGACGAACGGCCTCGGCGCCGGCGGCGATCCGTCGATGGGCGAGCGCGCCACGGAGATGGCCCAGAGCACCATCAAGGACGTCCTCGGCGACGCGGACCTCGTCTTCGTCACCGCCGGCATGGGCGGCGGCACCGGGACCGGAGCGGCGCCGGTGTGTGCCAAGATCGCCAAGGAGCAGGGCGCCATCGTCGTCGGGATGGTCTCGACGCCCTTTAACGTCGAGCGCGCTCGCACGGTCAAGGCCGAGGAGGGCCTCGAACGGCTGCGCGAGACCGCAGATTCGATCATCGTACTGGACAACAACCGGCTGCTCGATTACGTCCCCAACCTGCCGATCGGCAAGGCGTTCTCGGTGATGGACCAGATCATCGCCGAGACCGTCAAGGGCATCTCCGAGACGATCACTCAGCCGAGCCTGATCAATCTGGACTACGCGGACATGTCCACGATCATGAACCAGGGCGGCGTCGCGGTGATGCTCGTCGGGGAGACCCAGGACAAGAACAAGACGGAGGAGGTAGTCAAGGACGCGATGAACCACCCGCTGTTAGACGTCGACTACCGCGGCGCCTCCGGCGGCCTGGTCCACATCACCGGCGGCCCCGATCTCACTCTCAAAGAGGCGGAAGGGATCGCGGACAACATCACCGAGCGCCTCGAGGCCAGCGCGAACGTCATCTGGGGCGCGCGGATCCAGGAGAACTACAAGGGTAAGGTGCGCGTCATGGCCATCATGACGGGCGTCCAGTCCGCGCAGGTGCTCGGTCCGACCACGCAGAAACAGGCCGACAAGTCCCGCGCCAGCATCGAGGGCGTCAACGACGCCGACTTCGACGCGAGCAACAACGTCGAGTCCGGTCGCGATCGCGGCCGCGGCGCCCACAGCGACGGCGGTCGCAACGAAGTCGAGCGCAACAACGGCGTCGACGTCATACGCTGA
- a CDS encoding ribbon-helix-helix domain-containing protein, with amino-acid sequence MERVTLRIPKQQIDEVEQLVETGEFPNRSEAIRSAVREMINEQAESRPERTGKRNWAKV; translated from the coding sequence ATGGAGCGTGTGACACTGCGAATTCCGAAGCAGCAAATCGACGAGGTCGAACAGCTGGTCGAAACGGGCGAGTTTCCGAACCGGAGCGAGGCGATCCGGTCGGCCGTCCGCGAGATGATCAACGAACAGGCCGAGAGCCGGCCGGAACGCACCGGCAAACGCAACTGGGCGAAGGTGTAA
- a CDS encoding double zinc ribbon domain-containing protein produces the protein MGKITFRADDDLVDELETFDVSKSEVLREALRSYLQEPASDAGGPAGSDSGGPPRCDSGESVASESETRSVDDVLTERIDEALDERLSRDTSNSTDVNLRITVDPAANGGVSAEPAAGDDGWAQGAGANISAEYDDRESSGSATGGSCGQCGMEIDASHVYCPNCGEKATHRVFCECGEEVRSDWAFCPACGRRTPAADVLDSR, from the coding sequence ATGGGAAAGATCACGTTTCGCGCGGACGACGACCTCGTCGACGAACTCGAGACGTTCGACGTCTCGAAGAGCGAGGTCTTGCGCGAAGCGCTGCGATCCTACCTCCAGGAGCCCGCGTCCGACGCCGGCGGACCGGCCGGATCCGATTCGGGCGGCCCACCCAGATGTGATTCGGGCGAGTCGGTCGCGTCCGAATCCGAGACTCGGTCCGTCGACGACGTCCTGACCGAACGCATCGACGAAGCGCTCGACGAGCGTCTGTCCCGGGACACGAGCAACTCGACGGACGTCAACCTCCGTATTACGGTCGACCCCGCCGCGAACGGCGGGGTGTCGGCCGAACCCGCGGCGGGAGACGACGGCTGGGCCCAGGGCGCCGGTGCGAACATTTCCGCGGAGTACGACGATCGCGAGTCGAGCGGGTCCGCGACGGGCGGCAGCTGCGGCCAGTGCGGGATGGAGATCGACGCCTCGCACGTGTACTGCCCGAACTGCGGCGAGAAGGCCACCCACCGGGTGTTCTGTGAGTGCGGCGAGGAGGTCCGCTCCGACTGGGCGTTCTGCCCGGCATGCGGCCGACGGACGCCCGCCGCCGACGTTCTGGACTCCCGGTGA
- a CDS encoding DUF6884 domain-containing protein: MSSNGTDRYRYVLVGCGGQKRDCRNTLAYNLYTSGWFRWNRAYAVWLGDFYSVLSAKGVIPWIAYIEPYDLRITNSGFTGEDEPNHESVSEWADHVADHVDETVHYHTDEDAIEIVVLHAQSYVNPLRDRLADVAADYDTVDVTVRFPFDATGGNGQQMRWAREQVAAEQGVDPDDLELNALFCDSCERAARNAEVYEPGRVTSPGNGMAPEWWTADGAWLCETCRKKATGEADPSVEIETPDPDGHPPEAIQATFGRWSA; this comes from the coding sequence GTGTCGAGTAACGGCACTGACCGATACCGCTACGTCCTCGTCGGGTGCGGCGGTCAGAAGCGAGACTGTCGCAATACGCTCGCCTACAACCTCTACACGTCGGGCTGGTTCCGCTGGAACCGGGCCTACGCGGTCTGGCTGGGGGACTTCTACTCGGTTCTCTCGGCAAAGGGCGTCATCCCGTGGATCGCCTACATCGAGCCCTACGACCTTCGGATCACCAACTCCGGGTTCACGGGCGAGGACGAACCGAACCACGAGAGCGTTTCAGAGTGGGCTGATCACGTTGCCGACCACGTCGACGAGACAGTTCACTACCACACCGACGAGGACGCGATCGAAATCGTCGTCCTACACGCCCAGTCCTACGTGAATCCGCTCCGCGATCGACTCGCCGACGTCGCTGCGGACTACGATACCGTCGACGTGACTGTCCGCTTCCCGTTCGACGCCACGGGCGGGAACGGTCAGCAGATGCGGTGGGCGCGAGAACAGGTCGCCGCCGAGCAGGGTGTCGACCCCGACGACCTGGAGCTGAACGCGCTGTTCTGTGATTCGTGCGAGCGGGCGGCTCGGAACGCCGAGGTCTACGAACCGGGGCGAGTCACGTCGCCGGGAAACGGCATGGCACCCGAATGGTGGACGGCCGACGGTGCCTGGCTGTGCGAAACCTGCCGCAAGAAGGCGACGGGAGAGGCCGACCCGTCGGTCGAGATCGAGACACCCGATCCCGACGGACACCCGCCAGAAGCCATTCAGGCGACGTTCGGGAGGTGGTCGGCGTGA
- a CDS encoding DUF488 family protein gives MTVHTTYFGGVSQFEPADDAEVIGVVRYPKDFVERVTDRNVPALAPPANLLDAYKTVEASAEADGAAFPSDVAWQTVRFEPRYLNYLRSFPGPQAVIEELRERASERDIWLVCWEKDCRWCHRRLLTKEIVAELADVEIVHHPDPTTLDVGRNESDEESSPNAALADFSTPEA, from the coding sequence GTGACGGTCCACACGACTTATTTCGGCGGGGTCAGCCAGTTCGAGCCCGCCGACGACGCCGAGGTGATCGGTGTCGTTCGCTATCCGAAGGATTTCGTCGAGCGAGTGACCGACCGGAACGTCCCGGCACTGGCCCCGCCCGCAAACCTGCTTGACGCCTACAAGACGGTCGAGGCGAGTGCCGAGGCCGACGGCGCCGCGTTCCCGAGTGACGTCGCCTGGCAGACGGTGAGATTCGAGCCGCGGTATCTCAACTACCTTCGGAGCTTCCCGGGCCCGCAGGCGGTCATCGAGGAGCTACGCGAGCGTGCGAGCGAGCGGGATATCTGGCTGGTGTGTTGGGAGAAGGATTGCCGCTGGTGTCACCGTCGCCTGCTCACGAAGGAGATCGTCGCGGAGCTGGCCGACGTCGAGATCGTCCACCATCCCGACCCGACAACGCTCGACGTCGGCCGCAACGAATCTGACGAAGAGAGTAGCCCGAACGCCGCTCTCGCGGACTTCAGCACTCCGGAGGCCTAA
- a CDS encoding DUF7692 domain-containing protein, which translates to MGRTTTPASVRIRTDDGNEWRFDCIEKAATFYDCNRSDAVAYACEDLTQQVAAARQVLERDDLTAEQRREMAETLSTRAITFDIETEVVTCKG; encoded by the coding sequence ATGGGCCGAACCACGACCCCGGCGAGCGTCCGAATCCGAACCGACGACGGCAACGAGTGGCGGTTTGACTGTATCGAGAAGGCCGCCACCTTCTACGACTGTAACCGGAGCGACGCCGTTGCCTACGCCTGCGAGGATCTTACGCAGCAGGTCGCGGCTGCCCGCCAGGTTCTCGAACGGGACGACTTGACCGCCGAGCAGCGTCGGGAGATGGCCGAGACGCTATCGACGCGTGCTATCACGTTCGACATCGAGACCGAGGTCGTAACCTGCAAAGGATAG